In a genomic window of Drosophila takahashii strain IR98-3 E-12201 chromosome 3L, DtakHiC1v2, whole genome shotgun sequence:
- the Taf6 gene encoding transcription initiation factor TFIID subunit 6 isoform X4 has product MSGKPSKSSSASSSMLYGSSISAESMKVIAESIGVGSLSDDAAKELAEDVSIKLKRIVQDAAKFMHHAKRQKLSVRDIDMALKVRNVEPQYGFVSKDFIPFRFASGGGRELHFTEDKEIDLSEITASNSVKIPLDLTLRSHWFVVEGVQPTVPENPPPLSKDSQFLDSVNPVIKLDQGLNKDAAGKPTTGKIHKLKNVETIHVKQLATHELSVEQQLYYKEITEACVGSDEPRRGEALQSLGSDPGLHEMLPRMCTFIAEGVKVNVVQNNLALLIYLMRMVRALLDNPSLFLEKYLHELIPSVMTCIVSKQLCMRPELDNHWALRDFASRLMAQICKNFNTLTNNLQTRVTRIFSKALQNDKTHLSSLYGSIAGLSELGGEVIKVFIIPRLKFISERIEPHLLGTSMSNTDKTAAGHIRAMLQKCCPPILKQMRSAPDAAEDYKNDFGFLGPSLCQAVVKVRNAPATSIVTLSSNTINTAPITSAAQTATTIGRVTMPSTQRQGSPGVGVSALPQIRAIQANQPPQKFVIVTQNSPQQGQTKVVRRGSSPHSVVLSAASNGANASNSNSNSSASGSGISGSLLSAAQRSSENLNLSEHPRRQLADH; this is encoded by the exons atgAGTGGAAAACCGTCGAAATCGAGCAGCGCCTCGAGCAGCATGCTGTACGGCTCCAGCATCTCGGCGGAGTCCATGAAGGTGATCGCGGAGAGCATCGGCGTGGGCTCGCTTTCGGATGACGCCGCCAAGGAGCTGGCGGAGGATGTGTCCATCAAGCTGAAGAGGATTGTCCAGGACGCGGCCAAATTCATGCACCACGCGAAGCGGCAGAAGCTCTCCGTGCGGGACATCGACATGGCCCTGAAGGTGCGGAATGTGGAGCCGCAGTACGGCTTCGTTTCCAAGGACTTCATACCCTTCCGTTTCGCTTCCGGCGGCGGACGGGAGCTGCACTTCACCGAGGACAAGGAGATCGACCTGAGTGAGATCACCGCCAGCAACTCCGTGAAGATTCCCCTGGACCTCACCCTGCGCTCCCATTGGTTCGTAGTGGAGGGGGTCCAGCCGACTGTGCCAGAAAACCCGCCGCCGCTCTCGAAGGACTCCCAGTTCCTGGACTCCGTCAATCCGGTTATAAAACTCGATCAAGGTCTGAACAAGGATGCGGCCGGCAAACCAACCACCGGCAAGATCCACAAGCTCAAGAACGTGGAGACCATCCACGTCAAGCAGCTGGCCACGCACGAGTTGTCCGTGGAGCAGCAGCTGTACTACAAGGAGATCACCGAGGCCTGCGTGGGATCGGATGAGCCGCGCCGCGGCGAGGCCCTGCAGTCGCTGGGCTCGGATCCTGGCCTGCACGAAATGCTGCCCCGCATGTGCACCTTCATCGCCGAGGGCGTCAAGGTCAATGTGGTGCAGAACAATTTGGCGCTGCTCATTTACCTCATGCGAATGGTGCGTGCTCTGCTCGACAATCCATCGCTGTTTCTCGAAAAATAC CTACACGAACTGATACCCTCGGTGATGACCTGCATTGTTTCCAAGCAGCTGTGCATGCGACCGGAACTGGACAATCACTGGGCCCTGCGAGACTTTGCCTCGCGACTGATGGCGCAGATCTGCAAGAACTTCAACACACTGACCAACAACCTGCAAACCCGTGTCACCCG CATCTTCAGTAAGGCCTTGCAGAACGACAAGACTCACCTATCCTCTCTGTACGGATCGATTGCGGGACTCTCGGAGCTGGGAGGCGAGGTCATCAAAGTGTTTATCATACCCCGACTCAAGTTCATATCAGAGCGCATTGAACCCCACCTTCTCGGTACCTCCATGAGCAACACCGACAAGACAGCCGCCGGTCACATTCGCGCGATGCTCCAAAAGTGCTGTCCGCCGATCCTCAAGCAAATGCGCTCCGCACCAGACGCGGCGGAGGACTACAAGAACGACTTTGGTTTCCTGGGACCGTCGCTGTGTCAGGCGGTGGTCAAAGTGCGGAATGCGCCCGCCACGAGCATTGTGACCCTGTCATCGAACACGATCAACACGGCACCCATCACGAGTGCAGCCCAAACGGCCACAACGATCGGGCGAGTGACGATGCCCAGCACACAGAGACAGGG AAGCCCCGGCGTGGGGGTGTCGGCCCTACCTCAGATAAGAGCCATTCAGGCCAACCAGCCGCCGCAAAAGTTCGTGATAGTCACCCAAAACTCGCCGCAGCAGGGTCAGACAAAGGTGGTGCGGCGGGGCAGCTCCCCGCACAGCGTCGTCCTCTCCGCAGCCTCCAACGGGGCCAATGCCTCCAACTCGAACTCTAACTCGAGCGCCAGTGGAAGCGGGATCAGCGGCAGCCTACTGTCAGCCGCACAGCGGAGCAGCGAGAAT TTGAATCTTTCAGAGCACCCTAGACGCCAACTCGCTGATCATTGA
- the LOC108058097 gene encoding trypsin-1: MKAFFLAFVVFFGYALQNILANKLTSDYIDLLDFSDNDEFQWGESENQVYENRTGENKAVNFLTRHRLNKRQVPTTQLLENKDYGPCSTPLGESGRCRHIIYCRMPELKNDVWRLVSQLCIIEKSSIGICCTEQSTSNRFSPQIVTNPDKDEARIVNKPEQRGCGITTRQFPRLTGGRPAEPDEWPWMAALLQEGLPFVWCGGVLITDRHVLTAAHCIHKKDKEDIFVRLGEYNTHMLNETRARDFRIANMVLHIDYNPQNYDNDIAIVRIDRPTLFNTYIWPVCMPPVNEDWSDRNAIVTGWGTQKFGGPHSNILMEVNLPVWKQSDCRASFVQHVPDTSMCAGFPEGGQDSCQGDSGGPLLVQLPNQRWVTIGIVSWGVGCGQRGRPGIYTRVDRYLDWILANADV, encoded by the exons ATGaaagccttttttttggcttttgtggTCTTTTTTGGATATGCCTTGCAGAATATATTAGCCAACAAATTAACCAGTGATTATATAG ACCTCCTCGACTTTAGCGATAATGATGAGTTTCAATGGGGGGAGTCGGAAAACCAGGTGTATGAAAATCGCACAGGGGAAAACAAAGCCGTGAATTTTTTGACACGACATCGTCTAAACAAGCGGCAGGTTCCTACTACGCAACTGCTG GAGAACAAGGATTACGGCCCATGCAGCACTCCTTTGGGGGAATCCGGTCGATGTCGCCATATAATCTACTGTCGCATGCCAGAACTTAAGAACGACGTCTGGCGTCTGGTATCTCAGCTTTGCATCATTGAAAAGAG CTCCATAGGCATTTGCTGCACTGAACAGTCGACGAGCAACCGCTTTAGTCCGCAGATCGTAACTAATCCGGACAAGGATGAGGCGCGCATCGTCAATAAGCCTGAGCAGCGAGGATGTGGAATTACCACAAGGCAGTTCCCGCGGCTTACCGGCGGGCGTCCAGCCGAGCCGGACGAGTGGCCCTGGATGGCGGCCCTGCTGCAGGAGGGTTTGCCCTTCGTCTGGTGCGGGGGAGTCCTGATCACCGATCGCCACGTCCTGACCGCCGCCCACTGCATTCACAAGAAAGATAAGGAGGATATCTTCGTTCGTCTGGGCGAGTACAACACCCACATGCTGAATGAGACAAGGGCAAGGGATTTCCGGATTGCCAACATGGTGCTTCACATCGATTACAACCCACAGAACTATGACAATGACATTGCCATTGTCCGAATCGACAGACCCACTCTGTTCAACACCTACATCTGGCCAGTTTGCATGCCTCCCGTTAACGAGGATTGGTCAGATAGGAACGCCATTGTCACGGGCTGGGGCACCCAGAAATTTGGCGGACCCCATTCCAACATTCTTATGGAG GTAAACCTGCCGGTGTGGAAGCAGTCTGACTGCCGGGCCTCGTTTGTGCAGCACGTTCCGGACACCTCCATGTGCGCCGGATTCCCAGAGGGAGGGCAGGACTCCTGTCAGGGCGATAGCGGCGGCCCACTGCTGGTGCAACTACCCAACCAACGATGGGTCACCATCGGCATAGTGTCATGGGGCGTAGGCTGCGGACAGCGTGGTCGTCCGGGAATTTACACACGCGTGGATCGCTACTTGGACTGGATTCTGGCCAATGCAGATGTCTAA
- the Taf6 gene encoding transcription initiation factor TFIID subunit 6 isoform X2 — protein sequence MSGKPSKSSSASSSMLYGSSISAESMKVIAESIGVGSLSDDAAKELAEDVSIKLKRIVQDAAKFMHHAKRQKLSVRDIDMALKVRNVEPQYGFVSKDFIPFRFASGGGRELHFTEDKEIDLSEITASNSVKIPLDLTLRSHWFVVEGVQPTVPENPPPLSKDSQFLDSVNPVIKLDQGLNKDAAGKPTTGKIHKLKNVETIHVKQLATHELSVEQQLYYKEITEACVGSDEPRRGEALQSLGSDPGLHEMLPRMCTFIAEGVKVNVVQNNLALLIYLMRMVRALLDNPSLFLEKYLHELIPSVMTCIVSKQLCMRPELDNHWALRDFASRLMAQICKNFNTLTNNLQTRVTRIFSKALQNDKTHLSSLYGSIAGLSELGGEVIKVFIIPRLKFISERIEPHLLGTSMSNTDKTAAGHIRAMLQKCCPPILKQMRSAPDAAEDYKNDFGFLGPSLCQAVVKVRNAPATSIVTLSSNTINTAPITSAAQTATTIGRVTMPSTQRQGSPGVGVSALPQIRAIQANQPPQKFVIVTQNSPQQGQTKVVRRGSSPHSVVLSAASNGANASNSNSNSSASGSGISGSLLSAAQRSSENSTLDANSLIIETEIVRAPPEQDDLSHLE from the exons atgAGTGGAAAACCGTCGAAATCGAGCAGCGCCTCGAGCAGCATGCTGTACGGCTCCAGCATCTCGGCGGAGTCCATGAAGGTGATCGCGGAGAGCATCGGCGTGGGCTCGCTTTCGGATGACGCCGCCAAGGAGCTGGCGGAGGATGTGTCCATCAAGCTGAAGAGGATTGTCCAGGACGCGGCCAAATTCATGCACCACGCGAAGCGGCAGAAGCTCTCCGTGCGGGACATCGACATGGCCCTGAAGGTGCGGAATGTGGAGCCGCAGTACGGCTTCGTTTCCAAGGACTTCATACCCTTCCGTTTCGCTTCCGGCGGCGGACGGGAGCTGCACTTCACCGAGGACAAGGAGATCGACCTGAGTGAGATCACCGCCAGCAACTCCGTGAAGATTCCCCTGGACCTCACCCTGCGCTCCCATTGGTTCGTAGTGGAGGGGGTCCAGCCGACTGTGCCAGAAAACCCGCCGCCGCTCTCGAAGGACTCCCAGTTCCTGGACTCCGTCAATCCGGTTATAAAACTCGATCAAGGTCTGAACAAGGATGCGGCCGGCAAACCAACCACCGGCAAGATCCACAAGCTCAAGAACGTGGAGACCATCCACGTCAAGCAGCTGGCCACGCACGAGTTGTCCGTGGAGCAGCAGCTGTACTACAAGGAGATCACCGAGGCCTGCGTGGGATCGGATGAGCCGCGCCGCGGCGAGGCCCTGCAGTCGCTGGGCTCGGATCCTGGCCTGCACGAAATGCTGCCCCGCATGTGCACCTTCATCGCCGAGGGCGTCAAGGTCAATGTGGTGCAGAACAATTTGGCGCTGCTCATTTACCTCATGCGAATGGTGCGTGCTCTGCTCGACAATCCATCGCTGTTTCTCGAAAAATAC CTACACGAACTGATACCCTCGGTGATGACCTGCATTGTTTCCAAGCAGCTGTGCATGCGACCGGAACTGGACAATCACTGGGCCCTGCGAGACTTTGCCTCGCGACTGATGGCGCAGATCTGCAAGAACTTCAACACACTGACCAACAACCTGCAAACCCGTGTCACCCG CATCTTCAGTAAGGCCTTGCAGAACGACAAGACTCACCTATCCTCTCTGTACGGATCGATTGCGGGACTCTCGGAGCTGGGAGGCGAGGTCATCAAAGTGTTTATCATACCCCGACTCAAGTTCATATCAGAGCGCATTGAACCCCACCTTCTCGGTACCTCCATGAGCAACACCGACAAGACAGCCGCCGGTCACATTCGCGCGATGCTCCAAAAGTGCTGTCCGCCGATCCTCAAGCAAATGCGCTCCGCACCAGACGCGGCGGAGGACTACAAGAACGACTTTGGTTTCCTGGGACCGTCGCTGTGTCAGGCGGTGGTCAAAGTGCGGAATGCGCCCGCCACGAGCATTGTGACCCTGTCATCGAACACGATCAACACGGCACCCATCACGAGTGCAGCCCAAACGGCCACAACGATCGGGCGAGTGACGATGCCCAGCACACAGAGACAGGG AAGCCCCGGCGTGGGGGTGTCGGCCCTACCTCAGATAAGAGCCATTCAGGCCAACCAGCCGCCGCAAAAGTTCGTGATAGTCACCCAAAACTCGCCGCAGCAGGGTCAGACAAAGGTGGTGCGGCGGGGCAGCTCCCCGCACAGCGTCGTCCTCTCCGCAGCCTCCAACGGGGCCAATGCCTCCAACTCGAACTCTAACTCGAGCGCCAGTGGAAGCGGGATCAGCGGCAGCCTACTGTCAGCCGCACAGCGGAGCAGCGAGAAT AGCACCCTAGACGCCAACTCGCTGATCATTGAGACGGAGATCGTACGGGCGCCACCCGAGCAGGATGATCTCTCACATCTGGAGTAG
- the LOC108058106 gene encoding uncharacterized protein isoform X2, with the protein MHARFADPEPASPDSEDGIAAESLEARIEAFKQSPQNMAALQEVLDDVVLRAEAEANRRAVENQKSQQGKEKRPNFKNGKVVNRARGFVVRIFDAICNCANNNAAAATTRFKLRSNSGGGGGASGNGKRQQSQDEPETLALTKKKPAGEGKKKKGVSMADDVQAGVRLMD; encoded by the exons ATGCACGCACGATTTGCGGATCCCGAGCCCGCGTCTCCGGACAGTGAAGATGGAATCGCAGCGGAGTCGCTTGAGGCCAGAATTGAGGCGTTCAAGCAGAGTCCTCAGAACATGGCTGCTCTGCAAGAAGTGCTCGATGATGTGGTCCTGCGGGCTGAGGCGGAGGCCAACAGGCGAGCAGTTGAGAACCAGAAATCGCAACAG GGCAAGGAAAAGCGACCGA ATTTTAAGAACGGCAAGGTGGTGAATCGGGCCAGAGGATTTGTCGTGCGGATCTTCGATGCAATATGCAATTGTGCCAACAACAATGCAGCGGCGGCCACGACGCGATTCAAACTGAGGAGCAACagcggcggaggaggtggagcCAGTGGAAACGGCAAGCGGCAGCAGTCCCAGGATGAGCCGGAAACCCTGGCTCTGACCAAGAAGAAGCCTGCCGGCgagggcaaaaagaagaaaggcGTTAGCATGGCCGATGATGTTCAAGCCGGCGTTCGACTGATGGACTAA
- the LOC108058106 gene encoding uncharacterized protein isoform X1 codes for MHARFADPEPASPDSEDGIAAESLEARIEAFKQSPQNMAALQEVLDDVVLRAEAEANRRAVENQKSQQGKEKRPSFAIPDFKNGKVVNRARGFVVRIFDAICNCANNNAAAATTRFKLRSNSGGGGGASGNGKRQQSQDEPETLALTKKKPAGEGKKKKGVSMADDVQAGVRLMD; via the exons ATGCACGCACGATTTGCGGATCCCGAGCCCGCGTCTCCGGACAGTGAAGATGGAATCGCAGCGGAGTCGCTTGAGGCCAGAATTGAGGCGTTCAAGCAGAGTCCTCAGAACATGGCTGCTCTGCAAGAAGTGCTCGATGATGTGGTCCTGCGGGCTGAGGCGGAGGCCAACAGGCGAGCAGTTGAGAACCAGAAATCGCAACAG GGCAAGGAAAAGCGACCGA GTTTCGCTATACCAGATTTTAAGAACGGCAAGGTGGTGAATCGGGCCAGAGGATTTGTCGTGCGGATCTTCGATGCAATATGCAATTGTGCCAACAACAATGCAGCGGCGGCCACGACGCGATTCAAACTGAGGAGCAACagcggcggaggaggtggagcCAGTGGAAACGGCAAGCGGCAGCAGTCCCAGGATGAGCCGGAAACCCTGGCTCTGACCAAGAAGAAGCCTGCCGGCgagggcaaaaagaagaaaggcGTTAGCATGGCCGATGATGTTCAAGCCGGCGTTCGACTGATGGACTAA
- the Taf6 gene encoding transcription initiation factor TFIID subunit 6 isoform X3, whose amino-acid sequence MSGKPSKSSSASSSMLYGSSISAESMKVIAESIGVGSLSDDAAKELAEDVSIKLKRIVQDAAKFMHHAKRQKLSVRDIDMALKVRNVEPQYGFVSKDFIPFRFASGGGRELHFTEDKEIDLSEITASNSVKIPLDLTLRSHWFVVEGVQPTVPENPPPLSKDSQFLDSVNPVIKLDQGLNKDAAGKPTTGKIHKLKNVETIHVKQLATHELSVEQQLYYKEITEACVGSDEPRRGEALQSLGSDPGLHEMLPRMCTFIAEGVKVNVVQNNLALLIYLMRMVRALLDNPSLFLEKYLHELIPSVMTCIVSKQLCMRPELDNHWALRDFASRLMAQICKNFNTLTNNLQTRVTRIFSKALQNDKTHLSSLYGSIAGLSELGGEVIKVFIIPRLKFISERIEPHLLGTSMSNTDKTAAGHIRAMLQKCCPPILKQMRSAPDAAEDYKNDFGFLGPSLCQAVVKVRNAPATSIVTLSSNTINTAPITSAAQTATTIGRVTMPSTQRQGSPGVGVSALPQIRAIQANQPPQKFVIVTQNSPQQGQTKVVRRGSSPHSVVLSAASNGANASNSNSNSSASGSGISGSLLSAAQRSSENVCVSAGSEAPAVDGITVESFRAP is encoded by the exons atgAGTGGAAAACCGTCGAAATCGAGCAGCGCCTCGAGCAGCATGCTGTACGGCTCCAGCATCTCGGCGGAGTCCATGAAGGTGATCGCGGAGAGCATCGGCGTGGGCTCGCTTTCGGATGACGCCGCCAAGGAGCTGGCGGAGGATGTGTCCATCAAGCTGAAGAGGATTGTCCAGGACGCGGCCAAATTCATGCACCACGCGAAGCGGCAGAAGCTCTCCGTGCGGGACATCGACATGGCCCTGAAGGTGCGGAATGTGGAGCCGCAGTACGGCTTCGTTTCCAAGGACTTCATACCCTTCCGTTTCGCTTCCGGCGGCGGACGGGAGCTGCACTTCACCGAGGACAAGGAGATCGACCTGAGTGAGATCACCGCCAGCAACTCCGTGAAGATTCCCCTGGACCTCACCCTGCGCTCCCATTGGTTCGTAGTGGAGGGGGTCCAGCCGACTGTGCCAGAAAACCCGCCGCCGCTCTCGAAGGACTCCCAGTTCCTGGACTCCGTCAATCCGGTTATAAAACTCGATCAAGGTCTGAACAAGGATGCGGCCGGCAAACCAACCACCGGCAAGATCCACAAGCTCAAGAACGTGGAGACCATCCACGTCAAGCAGCTGGCCACGCACGAGTTGTCCGTGGAGCAGCAGCTGTACTACAAGGAGATCACCGAGGCCTGCGTGGGATCGGATGAGCCGCGCCGCGGCGAGGCCCTGCAGTCGCTGGGCTCGGATCCTGGCCTGCACGAAATGCTGCCCCGCATGTGCACCTTCATCGCCGAGGGCGTCAAGGTCAATGTGGTGCAGAACAATTTGGCGCTGCTCATTTACCTCATGCGAATGGTGCGTGCTCTGCTCGACAATCCATCGCTGTTTCTCGAAAAATAC CTACACGAACTGATACCCTCGGTGATGACCTGCATTGTTTCCAAGCAGCTGTGCATGCGACCGGAACTGGACAATCACTGGGCCCTGCGAGACTTTGCCTCGCGACTGATGGCGCAGATCTGCAAGAACTTCAACACACTGACCAACAACCTGCAAACCCGTGTCACCCG CATCTTCAGTAAGGCCTTGCAGAACGACAAGACTCACCTATCCTCTCTGTACGGATCGATTGCGGGACTCTCGGAGCTGGGAGGCGAGGTCATCAAAGTGTTTATCATACCCCGACTCAAGTTCATATCAGAGCGCATTGAACCCCACCTTCTCGGTACCTCCATGAGCAACACCGACAAGACAGCCGCCGGTCACATTCGCGCGATGCTCCAAAAGTGCTGTCCGCCGATCCTCAAGCAAATGCGCTCCGCACCAGACGCGGCGGAGGACTACAAGAACGACTTTGGTTTCCTGGGACCGTCGCTGTGTCAGGCGGTGGTCAAAGTGCGGAATGCGCCCGCCACGAGCATTGTGACCCTGTCATCGAACACGATCAACACGGCACCCATCACGAGTGCAGCCCAAACGGCCACAACGATCGGGCGAGTGACGATGCCCAGCACACAGAGACAGGG AAGCCCCGGCGTGGGGGTGTCGGCCCTACCTCAGATAAGAGCCATTCAGGCCAACCAGCCGCCGCAAAAGTTCGTGATAGTCACCCAAAACTCGCCGCAGCAGGGTCAGACAAAGGTGGTGCGGCGGGGCAGCTCCCCGCACAGCGTCGTCCTCTCCGCAGCCTCCAACGGGGCCAATGCCTCCAACTCGAACTCTAACTCGAGCGCCAGTGGAAGCGGGATCAGCGGCAGCCTACTGTCAGCCGCACAGCGGAGCAGCGAGAATGTGTGTGTTAGTGCCGGTAGCGAAGCGCCAGCAGTTGATGGTATAACAGTTGAATCTTTCAGAGCACCCTAG
- the lush gene encoding general odorant-binding protein lush, which produces MKHWKRRSSAVLAIVLQVLVFLLPDPGTAMTMDQFLSSLDMIRNGCAPKFKLNIEDLDRLRVGDFSFQPSQDLMCYTKCVSLMAGTVNKKGEFNAAKALAQLPHLVPTEMLEPSRKFIEACRDTHKAFKESCEKVFQTAKCFADNADGNFMWP; this is translated from the exons ATGAAGCATTGGAAACGACGCTCCTCCGCCGTTTTGGCCATCGTTCTGCAAGTTTTGGTATTTCTATTGCCCGATCCTGGAACAGCCATGACGATGGACCAGTTTTTGTCCTCGCTAGACATGATCAGGAATGGATGTGCGCCAAAGTTTAAACTTAATATAGAAGATCTCGATCGGCTTCGCGTGGGTGATTTTAGCTTTCAGCCATCGCAGGATCTGATG TGCTACACAAAGTGTGTGTCCTTAATGGCGGGCACTGTTAATAAAAAGGGAGAGTTCAACGCTGCAAAGGCCCTTGCGCAGCTTCCGCATTTGGTTCCAACTGAGATGTTGGAGCCGTCCAGGAAATTCATTGAAGCGTGCAGGGATACCC ATAAAGCATTCAAGGAATCGTGCGAAAAGGTCTTCCAAACGGCCAAGTGCTTCGCTGACAATGCCGATGGGAACTTCATGTGGCCttag
- the Taf6 gene encoding transcription initiation factor TFIID subunit 6 isoform X1 — MSGKPSKSSSASSSMLYGSSISAESMKVIAESIGVGSLSDDAAKELAEDVSIKLKRIVQDAAKFMHHAKRQKLSVRDIDMALKVRNVEPQYGFVSKDFIPFRFASGGGRELHFTEDKEIDLSEITASNSVKIPLDLTLRSHWFVVEGVQPTVPENPPPLSKDSQFLDSVNPVIKLDQGLNKDAAGKPTTGKIHKLKNVETIHVKQLATHELSVEQQLYYKEITEACVGSDEPRRGEALQSLGSDPGLHEMLPRMCTFIAEGVKVNVVQNNLALLIYLMRMVRALLDNPSLFLEKYLHELIPSVMTCIVSKQLCMRPELDNHWALRDFASRLMAQICKNFNTLTNNLQTRVTRIFSKALQNDKTHLSSLYGSIAGLSELGGEVIKVFIIPRLKFISERIEPHLLGTSMSNTDKTAAGHIRAMLQKCCPPILKQMRSAPDAAEDYKNDFGFLGPSLCQAVVKVRNAPATSIVTLSSNTINTAPITSAAQTATTIGRVTMPSTQRQGSPGVGVSALPQIRAIQANQPPQKFVIVTQNSPQQGQTKVVRRGSSPHSVVLSAASNGANASNSNSNSSASGSGISGSLLSAAQRSSENVCSTLDANSLIIETEIVRAPPEQDDLSHLE; from the exons atgAGTGGAAAACCGTCGAAATCGAGCAGCGCCTCGAGCAGCATGCTGTACGGCTCCAGCATCTCGGCGGAGTCCATGAAGGTGATCGCGGAGAGCATCGGCGTGGGCTCGCTTTCGGATGACGCCGCCAAGGAGCTGGCGGAGGATGTGTCCATCAAGCTGAAGAGGATTGTCCAGGACGCGGCCAAATTCATGCACCACGCGAAGCGGCAGAAGCTCTCCGTGCGGGACATCGACATGGCCCTGAAGGTGCGGAATGTGGAGCCGCAGTACGGCTTCGTTTCCAAGGACTTCATACCCTTCCGTTTCGCTTCCGGCGGCGGACGGGAGCTGCACTTCACCGAGGACAAGGAGATCGACCTGAGTGAGATCACCGCCAGCAACTCCGTGAAGATTCCCCTGGACCTCACCCTGCGCTCCCATTGGTTCGTAGTGGAGGGGGTCCAGCCGACTGTGCCAGAAAACCCGCCGCCGCTCTCGAAGGACTCCCAGTTCCTGGACTCCGTCAATCCGGTTATAAAACTCGATCAAGGTCTGAACAAGGATGCGGCCGGCAAACCAACCACCGGCAAGATCCACAAGCTCAAGAACGTGGAGACCATCCACGTCAAGCAGCTGGCCACGCACGAGTTGTCCGTGGAGCAGCAGCTGTACTACAAGGAGATCACCGAGGCCTGCGTGGGATCGGATGAGCCGCGCCGCGGCGAGGCCCTGCAGTCGCTGGGCTCGGATCCTGGCCTGCACGAAATGCTGCCCCGCATGTGCACCTTCATCGCCGAGGGCGTCAAGGTCAATGTGGTGCAGAACAATTTGGCGCTGCTCATTTACCTCATGCGAATGGTGCGTGCTCTGCTCGACAATCCATCGCTGTTTCTCGAAAAATAC CTACACGAACTGATACCCTCGGTGATGACCTGCATTGTTTCCAAGCAGCTGTGCATGCGACCGGAACTGGACAATCACTGGGCCCTGCGAGACTTTGCCTCGCGACTGATGGCGCAGATCTGCAAGAACTTCAACACACTGACCAACAACCTGCAAACCCGTGTCACCCG CATCTTCAGTAAGGCCTTGCAGAACGACAAGACTCACCTATCCTCTCTGTACGGATCGATTGCGGGACTCTCGGAGCTGGGAGGCGAGGTCATCAAAGTGTTTATCATACCCCGACTCAAGTTCATATCAGAGCGCATTGAACCCCACCTTCTCGGTACCTCCATGAGCAACACCGACAAGACAGCCGCCGGTCACATTCGCGCGATGCTCCAAAAGTGCTGTCCGCCGATCCTCAAGCAAATGCGCTCCGCACCAGACGCGGCGGAGGACTACAAGAACGACTTTGGTTTCCTGGGACCGTCGCTGTGTCAGGCGGTGGTCAAAGTGCGGAATGCGCCCGCCACGAGCATTGTGACCCTGTCATCGAACACGATCAACACGGCACCCATCACGAGTGCAGCCCAAACGGCCACAACGATCGGGCGAGTGACGATGCCCAGCACACAGAGACAGGG AAGCCCCGGCGTGGGGGTGTCGGCCCTACCTCAGATAAGAGCCATTCAGGCCAACCAGCCGCCGCAAAAGTTCGTGATAGTCACCCAAAACTCGCCGCAGCAGGGTCAGACAAAGGTGGTGCGGCGGGGCAGCTCCCCGCACAGCGTCGTCCTCTCCGCAGCCTCCAACGGGGCCAATGCCTCCAACTCGAACTCTAACTCGAGCGCCAGTGGAAGCGGGATCAGCGGCAGCCTACTGTCAGCCGCACAGCGGAGCAGCGAGAATGTGTGT AGCACCCTAGACGCCAACTCGCTGATCATTGAGACGGAGATCGTACGGGCGCCACCCGAGCAGGATGATCTCTCACATCTGGAGTAG